The genomic segment TTTGCTTGCTTTGATGTGGGGTGCAGACTATTAAACTTGTTCCAGAcggctttgaaaatggatgAAACTACAAAGATGGGGTGCATTGAGAGTACACTTATAAGTTCATTGCTATAAATTCTTATTCTTTATGGGCAGCCCCAGATGAGGAAATTCCACATCTTGACTGTGTCGGCAAACATACAGCAAAGTCGACAAATCGCATTAGGAGTTCGAGTGGAAGTAATGTTTGCGCTTGACTGGCCGTCTGTATCAAGAACATCGTGTACAATGTAAACAACCCCCTCATGGTTCCCGCAAATCGGTCATGTCACAGCTATTGTCTCACTTGATCAGCTAACTGGAGCTTGTCTACGCCATGTTTAATGCCTGCCTGCTTCACTAGAAAGTCTTCACTGTACAACTGTATTTGAGTTTGAATTCAGAACAGTGCATGTTTATGTAGTTGTGTATTCATTATTACTGTATTCCATAGAGAAGGACACAGAAGTTGCATTCATGATACCCACATCCTACATCACAACAGTGCCTTAACTGTCACTTTATATAAAGGCTACAGTGGTTCCAGACAAAGGGAGGGAAGGCACGGGCTGGTGCTGCTACAACAGCAGCGAGACAAGAAAGCCTCTACTGTTGTAACTGCAGGCACTTTTTTCATGCGTTTTTCAGAAGAGTCCACTTCAGTGATTTGACCTGGGTCTTCTTCCTGGGCTGTTTTGTCTTTGGGCTAATCCAGCTAATGCCAGGTTACATTCCACATTACTTATACCTGCTGCCTCTGTATGCACACTGGCGCAGTTATATAACTACTAACATGTGAGTAAGCCTGTGGCCATTCACACTTCCTTAAACACTGTATATCCACGCAACATAAAggtgttttctctttctctgttacaTGATTATAGGACATTCACTTggtatcttttttttctgatgacCACTGAAAGTAAATTCCTTATTCGTTgttaatattgtttatattgcTTCACATCATGTTGTTCTGTACAAGTCCCAGTGTTTAGATTTGACCGATATTTCAAACCAGACGTATTTATTACACTCTAGAGGAGCATAATGTTTAGCCTGTGctgggctactgtgctaaaatgtttgcatttttgAATACTTTTACtaatacttttaaaaacaaattcaaattaatttaaatttaaattaatgcTTAtccaggtacatttttgttccaatttctatattttatagcTATATACTTATTGGCATCATCATCgtcaaatacactatattgcgagaagtattcgctcgtctgccttcacatacaCATggatttgagtgacatcccatttttaatctatagggtttaatgtgatgtcagcccagcctttgcagctataacagctccaacttttctgggaaggctttccacaaggtttaggagtgggtttatgggaatttttgaccattctcgcagaagtgcatttgttaggtcagacactgatgttggacaagaaggcctggctcacagtctctgctataattcatcccaaaggtgtactattgggttgaggtcaggactctgtgcaggccagtcaagttcttccacaccaaactcgctcatccatgtatttatggaccttgcttttgcgcactggtgtgcagtcatgttggaacaggaaggggtcatccccaaactattcccacaaagttgggagcatgaaattgttaaatctcttggtctgctgaggcattaagatttcctttgactggaactaaggggctgagcccaactcctgaaacacaaccccacaccatattCCCCCCTTCCaccaactttacacttggcacaatacagtcagacaagtaccgttctcctggcaaccgtcaagcccagactcgtccattggattgccagacagagaagcgtgattcatcactccaaagaacacatctccactcatctagagtccagtggtggtacTTTACActctgcattcaatgctttgcattgcgcttggtgatgtaaggctggatgcagctgcttggccatagaaacccattccatgaagctcacTATGCTGTtcctgagctaatctgaaggccacatggagtttggaggtctgtagcaattgacactgcagaaagttggtgacctctgtgcactatgcatcCCAGGATCTGCTGACTccactcagtcattttatgtagcctaccacttcatggctgagttgctgtcgttccaaATCACTTCCACTTAGTTATAATACCCctgatagttgactgtggaatatttagtagtgaggaaatttcatgattggaCTTGTTGCGCAGCTGacatcacggtaccacgctggaattcaccgagctcctgagagcgacccattctttcacaaatgtttgtagaagcagtctgcatgactAGGtccttggttttatacacctgtggccatcgaagtgattggaacacctgaattcaattatatggatgggcgagtgaatacttttggcaatatagggTACAAGAAAAATAATCACAACTTTTGGTGCATCACTAGGAGACACTATCAGGTCATGCAATAACAAAGCAGTTCAAGGGTGAACAAAATAATTTTGTGTTAGTGTTAAGGGTGGAAGAATAAACACAACTGTGTATGTTTACTACATATTGAGTTTTCCTGGTGTCAGACCTGTGCAAAATGCAGTTTGTTAGTCTTAAATTGAAAACTTAAGTGTCCATGTACATAGCAATGAAAAGGAACTTTGTTGAACTTATGAACTGCATATAAGTGTCATAAACATGGTTATTGTGTTCTGGAATTTGACTTGCGTGACCTTGAATAAAAGTGTCACTCCCTTGCCCTTCTAGCATCTTTTTAGAATCCCATTTATGTAGAACTCACACTAAGCAATAGTTGTGTCCGGTGTGAATTCACATTAGAGCAGTTCTCACATGCTTCTTTTCTTGCTAATCGGGTGAAACGTGCTGAGGCCGTCCagttttttctgtgtgtgctgCACTGTGAGAGTAGGAGCTGGAGAATACAGGATGGAGCTCTGTTGTGCAACCTGCTGCTGTCAGCCCAATTGGCAAAATGACACCCACTCTCTCACGTAGAGTGGCAGTGTGGCTCTCATTTGTCTGTGTCACAATTCCACAAAGCAGAGGGTGCATCCTGTACCCCATAGGAGCCACACAAGGCTGTCCATATTGGATGTGCTTGCCTAAAGTAGAAATCTACAGTCACTGTGTTCATGCTGATGTGTTTGCAGCTCATAAAGAAGCGTTTAAGCACAGCTGCATCTCTGCACCATCCAGAGTCCCCACTCAGTGCTCTTTGACCAGGTACAATCCCTCCTATTGTTCAgctctgtattgtttttttcactACGAGCGGCCTAAGCCTGGGGAGACGTGTGAGTGCTTCATCAGCCGTGGGTGCTCTAAGCCTGCGCTGGGCTGCAGCACTGATGAGAAGTGACAAGATAAGACCAGGCTGAAGTGCAGGGGCCTGTCTCTCCACACAGCCCCAGTTGGAGAAGGGGTGAACTGCACGCTCCCATGCAGGGAAAagaggaggagcagagagagggcTAGGATAGGTGAGATTTGGGTGGCCACTGAGGCAGTGTGGGCGGCAGCCTCTTAAGCATCAACTTGTAAAAATACTGATCATTGGGAAGATCTTAATCTCTGCTGAAGGTTTATGTAACACTGAGTCACATGACGTGACATCACAGCCGCCTAGCTCTTGTTTTCGATCAATCACTTGCGAATCTGCCTGTAAGACGTACAAagccagagcagtggagacaatCAGAAGGAGGTACATGCAACCCTCACTCAGCCTTTCAGCGTTTCTCTGCCAGTTCTCGGAGATACCAAGTGGAATATACTGGCCGATGCACTAATGTGTTTGCGTTTGTGCATTGTGGAGAGTGGTGGAATAAATTCTGTTTTTGGGGGAGCACTGATTGACACATCAATGAGAGAAACAGTTATCCAAGTGCGGGGCCGGGACGAAATGGCCATGAAGCTGTTATTCTGGGAGTTGGAACAGCATTTGAAGAGGTAAACTTCCTTACAGCTGAAAAGAGCAAAtgtttaacatttgtttttagTGCTTTAAGCAAATGCAGCTGTTTAAGCTTGTGGGTGGCAGGCTTACAGTTTTTGTCCTGTTTGAAGTGATGGaagaataaatgaaacaaaattctATAATTGAATTGCATTCACTGAACGTGGTATTGTAGTCACATATCATAACTATCACTAATCATTTTGAATGGTAGATCAATGTTTCAGACACTTTCTGTTCTTCATTTAAACCTTGTAATTAAAAAAGTAAGATTTAATTTTCCAAAGTTTTCAAGATtcacttgccttgccttgccttgcctgtACACAGTTGAGTTCATATTGAGTAAGCATCACAAGTAAACAGTTACATATTTTTCTGTGGAGACACTGGAACTCAATTTTTCCACACAACTGGTGGTCAGCAGACTCCATCATCTATGGTCTGTGACAAGTTTTGAGAGGTTCTGTACTGTTTAATAcactgtcttttgttttttgatcaTTAACTGTACTATTTTGGCTGCAGTTTGACATGTTATAGTCAGTTTGCATTGTCATCAACACAACACTGAGGGTAAAATGCTTATTAAGATTGGGTTGCTTGAGTCATGGTCTGTTTTGACATTTGTCTGTGTAGGAGCACTGTGGTTGCTCCTAAAACAGTAAGGTGGTTTTGGAGTTTATGTGATGGGAAGATTGAGCGTCAGCATGCAGTAAGTCGTTTGAATGACTGTAGTCTGAGAATGGTATTTACACACTGAGGTCAGGCCACGGAGAGAAGAGGTATATTTGGGCTCTGTAATTGCTTAAATCCCATTCCAGTCACAGAACCCCGGAAGAGCTTGTCGAGCCATGAGCTGCTTGGATTTTGTCCTCATTTGATGTGCTGTTACATTTAATTGGGATAAGTGGTCTATATTTACTCCACACCAAAACAGACTACAGTATATAGTACACATCCTTGGTAATCCTGAACTCCAGTGATGCTGTGGAAAGTAAAATATTTCAGGAGGTTGTATTCTATGCAGTTTGTATGTTGATGGCTTATGAATACCACCTAAGGTGCAGCTGAAATTACTAAATGTTATTTACTTACAGCTAAGATGTTTTTAAGTCTGGACCTATTGGAGTGGGCCGTATATCTTCCATTCTCATACTACTTTCTTGGTACAGAGAATGCATTTCTGTAAATAACACTCCTTTTTGCTCATAAGTGCTGACATGCAGGTCCCTGTGactcatgcttttttttttttttatcagacaGTTTACGGGTTGGTTAGAAGTTATTCAGTAGTTTCATAAGACAGACTTCTAACTTGTGAGAGAGTATGGTGGGTTTTGTTGCTCAGTGTGGCTAATAAGCAGCAGCATTAATATGAAAAGCGGATCTGACTGATGCCTTTCATCAAACCTGAAGAGGTTTAATATACTACATTTGCTTCTAAAGGCATTAGAACTACTGAATAAGTTTTAAATATTCAATGCTATGAACTTCATGTTTCTGTGGCAACTAAATCTTACTTCTAATGCTCATTGCTGTCATGGTGTAACGAGCAAGCAGCTACTAGCAAAAGTTTGTCAACCATTAGATTGATGAGAACCTGTGCATAGAAGTGCGTACACACAGATGTAGATAATTAATGGAACCAACATAATTGTCATAGTTGTGTACCTTTTTTGGGCAGAACGTCTGAGACTATAGATAGTTTTGCATTGTGAAGATCAGATGTAGTATGCGTCTCTCGTTCAGTCACACTGTAATTCAGGTCTGATCTTTATAAGGGGTCTAATCAGATCATCTTGGATCAAATTCAACTGTCCCAAATCCTGTACATACTCCTGTGTCAGGAGAAAGGGTGCTTCACAGGTGGTGTTTTGCCATACCATCAAAGGAGCAATGTGGTCCTTAAGGTCCAACACTGAAATAGCTTTTAAACATACATTACATTCCCTTTTTCATGCTAAAGAATATATTTTATAgtacaaaagtaaaaacaagCCTGGAACCAAGAAGGCACAACTTACAAAAAATGTGACTGGAACAGAATGTGgtgcaattatgttccctaaagAAAGTGAACAAAGGCACAACTAATTTATAAACATAGCTCCTGTCCTGGAATATTTCATAAATACCCTAATTTTCTAATACAGCAAGCACAAATCAAAGACTTCAGCAGTAAATGCAACAAAATTGCAGAGTGCTTTACTAAGAGTATTATAGTTCTGCAAATATGATCAGCTTTCACAAAACAAGTTAATGCTCAGAGGATTTTTGTttgctgtgtaattacattattgCCCGTTTGTGCCATGAATGCATCTAGATCATTTTGACATGTCATGTGACATGGCATAAAATTCTGGCTAACTTTCAAGGGACACTTTCCAAGGGAACATTTAATTAAGTGCATCCTGCCAACTTGAAGTTCCTCCTGGATATAATTTGATTTCTTGGCATTCTGGtcaaaggtgtgtgtgtgtgtgtgtgtgtgtgtgtgcgtgtgcgtgtgcgtgtgcgtgtgcgtgtgcgtgtgcgtgtgcgtgtgcgtgtgcgtgtgcgtgtgcgtgtgcgtgtgtgtgtgtgtgtgtgtgtgtgtgtgtgtgtgtgtgtgtgtgtgtgtgtgtgtgtgtgagtgagagagagagagaccaaccaATAACTGACTTCTGTCTGTGTGGGCTGATGTGATTGCTTATAAGTCTGTTGTTTCTCAAAAGAACTTCTCATATTTGCCCTAATAAATGAACACACCATCTTCTAATACTAATAAGGGTGTCCTTGCTACTTTATTTTGGCCTCTTCTTGGCTTCAGGCTTATTAGGTCTTCAGGGTGTGTGCACGTTTGAATACTGTAAAGCACATCACTGGAAAGCGAGGGCTCACATCACATTGGTTCACTAATTTGCTTCTCAAATTCACTAATGGtacacttttcaataatacttTAGAAAGTGTGCGTGTGATGGTTTTGCATCATAAATAACAGCGGTCATTTTGTAGCCTGCTGCTGTTCCACTCACAGCCAACAGGTGGCGGCATGTTCATGATAAACGTGAAAGCATGTGTGCGCTTGCAGGTTGGGCTTCAAGTTACAGAAAAATGATCTATGTATTTTTATGAAAGTCTTCATTATTTATGAGGCTATACCTTAAggcttgaaatattaaaataagttGTATGTCCCACTTAAGATTGAGTGTTCAGTTTTGTATGTTACTCTCACAGAGTGAaatgcattgttcctcctctaACCGGAATCTCCTTATTAGGAAGCAGCGTTCTGAATATATTATGCGTGTTGCGTCGACTGAGCTTGAAGTGGGGGCGTTACCGCATAAATTAGTCAAATCTGCTTCTCCCTCCACCAATAGGGTGCAGAGCAGCGCTGTTTTTCTTGGATAAATTATGCAAATAACCCAGGCTGCAGATTTTCACCAGAGCAGGGATGAGCTGACCTTGGAGATTCTTTGTGCAGCCGTGGTGGATGTATGGTCTCCTGAAACGCAGGGCTTTCTTTACGAAGGTCCCCTTTTCACGCCGCTTGACCGCTGAAACCTGCGGTAAAGCTATGTAACACTCGCTCAATGCGAAGAGCTCTTATTTTTTCGCCTCCGCGTCGGTATATATGGATGAAATAGCATGAATTCTCAGTGCTACTCGGTGGCAATGGATCTTGGTGTATGTCAGCTGAGAAATTTTTCAATATCGTTTTTATCATCGTTGCTGGGAACCGAAACTTCATCCGTGAGGCTCGACAATAGGTAAAATAATAAACGTGTGTTTTAAGAGGGAATGCCTTCAGCTTTAGGTGGTGTAGCAAGAGATGCGCTGCACTGCATTCACTGCATGCAGCCTTCAGTGATCTGTCCGCTTGGTCTTAAGGTTAAAATAATACAACAGCGTGTTTAATTACTTTAATCGAAGCCTGGTAGTTTTGTTTTAATCGAGTTTCCTTGTCCATTTCCATGCTAAATCAGTGTAGGCTAGACTGCTTGTCCTTGTACTCGATGCCTTTCCTCTTGATGCTAGTTACGTATATAACCTAtgttaaaaatgtgcaaatacagTTTTTCAACTTGCTCTCTTTCTACAGTTGTCCTGTTAGCAtctagagaaagagaaaatcttTGTCTTAAATGTGTAGCATTTGTACACAGTGGCCTGCTGTGTTTTGGCCTTCAGTTTTTACTCTGGGATTAATCATTTGCTTTGTTGGATTTGGTTTTCAGTTCTTCGGGTGCCAGTGTTGTGGCCATAGACAACAAAATCGAACAAGCAATGGTAAGTGTGCTTTCCTTGCTTACTACACCTAATAAAGCAGCTTTATCAGCTACATATAGTGGTACATCTTGATTGGTAACACGGTCTTCGTTCGTTTTAACGTCCGCGGTAACTGAATGAATTACATAAGCAGCATTGGCACAGCAGATCGGAGGTCAGGCAGACATCGTCTTCTGCTCACTGCGCTTTGTCGCTGCGCTGTCGTTTCTAATATCTTAATCGGTCTCATCCAAACATGTTGTGCTGTAACTGAATACTAGCGTAAGAAGTGATGGAGTTCCGATATTTTCTCGGCAACTCCTTGAATACAGTTTAACTCCACACATTTCAGGAATATAAAGACCACTCTTCTCGATCGCACGCGTGTGGTGGATAAAGGTTGAGAGCTAGCGGCTAGATTTCCAGGTAGATCCTGCTCGGCGGATAGTAACCAGTGAAACGTGTGGGAAAACGGAGAATAGTTGTgtctgaatgtgtctgaatgtgtggACTCTGCTCACGCCACTCTGTGCTTCGTTACTGTTGCTAGGCAAAGCTCGAAGCTTTTACACCCAGTTAAAAATATCTCGGGCTCTGATTGGCCGGGCCCAGAGTGGGCCGGCCATTTTGTTATGTCGATGACGCTGTGCTGTAGTGAAGCTCAGTGGAGGTGGGCAGGTGAGCAGGTGCCCCCTCTCTGACTTCATTGAGCACTCGGTCAGATTCACCCGGTTTCTCACACACCGCGATAGATTTATCAGTATGTTGTAATAattacaacaataataattaattataattacagCGTTTCCAGTCAACACTATGCCGCACGCAGAGGAGTAGCTAGAATAgtgatgtttttatatatacatttgtgtgtgtgtgtgtgtgtgtgtgtgtgtgtgtgtgatttcacCATTTCTCTACATTTTCTAAGGTgcttatcacacacacacttgcacacacaaAATGTTATGTAATTAAAACTTGACCTGATGACATTTTATACAAagtgattttggaccattttctTGATGCATCagtaaaaacaccaaaaattgaggtacaaggttttgaaACATTGAAATGTATTTGATATGCATTGCTGTCATTCATATCTCTGATTGTGCTCAACTCTGTATCGTccaacatttatatttttgccTTCAGGATCTAGTGAAGAGTCACTTGATGTATGCGGTTCGGGAGGAGGTGGAGGTCTTGAAAGAACAGATCAAAGAACTAATAGAAAGAAACTCTCAACTGGAGCAGGAAAACAACTTGCTGAAGAACCTAGCCAGTCCAGAGCAGCTTGCACAGTTCCAGGCACAGGTTCAAAGTGGCTCACCACCATCATCCACACAGGGGGCACAGCAGCCAGCCGTGGCCCAGCTCTCTGCACAGAACTCTGGACCCTCAGCATAGCACACAAGAGTTCCCTGTGATGGGGAATGAGTGGTTAACCGAACTGAAACAGACTGACGTTAAAGATCAAGAATGACTCACTCACAGGAGGATTCTTTCAGAAAAATTTGCACATATTTAAAGTCTCAAAACTTGACAAAGGCTACAATGAGACACTGTACACACTTACTGACGGTCCAGTAGGTTGTTAACTTGTGGGATTTTGCCAAACTCCATGGACTGTGACTGTCAGTTGGGAGGAAAAATCATGATGGACAAATCTCAAAAGAATCACTGTGCCTGTGTCTAAAGGATTTTAAGTGATGTCGTTTTTCAGTGGTAACTCTGGCTTTGTAAGAGTGTTTCCATGCCTCGCTTACTTTTGTAGTGGAAATGCTGACCACAGTCTTATTTTTTTAGGCTGCAAAAAGCAAGCACTTTAATGATGACAAATGTGACAAGTCTTTGAAGAACAGCTAATCAGTGCGGCATCGTGTATGGGGAAGGAGAATGAGATTTTGACCCCAATATTTGCATTAGTGTCATCATTATATATGGGTGAATGAAGGGAGTAAAGTTGCCTAAGAGGAGAtaataatttacagtatttaaggctgaattctctctttctctctattgcGGCTTCACAGCTGCTTTACCAGTGCAGTGGCACTCGCAGAAATCAGAGGAAAAGGCAATGAGATGAGTTGAATGAGTGAAAGGGGGAAGGCTCTTGTATATTCTTGTATATTTAGTGTAAGTAATATGTAAAATAGTGATATTGCAAGAAACACTAAGAGACACTATTTAGGTTGTACAAACTAAAGATGAGGTTGTTGGTTTGCCTGAGACATTTGACCACCTTTTTTATGCTGTTATACATGAATGGACGTAATAGTCTAAGaatatttacatgaaaaaaagacaacTACTCAACTTCTTGGCTGTGTTAATACCTACTGTAAACCACTGTTCACTTGAAGTTATTTGAAGTATATTGCACCCATGTGATTTCTGTTTCCATTTTTGACAGTGAAGTAATCTGGAGATCAAACCTTTTAACTTACAGTTATTCTGAATATCATTACAATCTGATATGCATTATTATTGCAATATATGTATAAGTTGTATGCTTAGGAGGTAAGGTGTAAAATAGTTCAATTGCACTTCACAACTTTCAATAAAATGTTCAAGGAACAATGACTGATTATAAGGCTTATGCTATGCTGTGGGTTTCTTCAGAATCTTTAAGAACTGTAagcaaaaacaacagatttGACACCACCACGGTTATCGAAGTTGATCATGTAAACTTCTATCCTGTTAGGTTACTTATTGTTGGTACTGGTTCATGACTTCAGTTGCAAAGCAAGAGCTTCATAAAACTTTCATAAAGCTTTGGTCCTCCTTTGAACTATTGAAGCTGCCCAGAAGGCGGCTCTTGCTTGATCTATCCAGTCAATTCTGAATAACGGACAGTTTTGCTGTTTGGTGGCACGTTGCAAtgtcttttgtttcatttagcTAATATTGTATTTCTGCAGCCTCTGCATGAAGTCATCTCTTCTTTTAAATCAAAACCCTGAGG from the Pygocentrus nattereri isolate fPygNat1 chromosome 6, fPygNat1.pri, whole genome shotgun sequence genome contains:
- the tsc22d1 gene encoding TSC22 domain family protein 1 isoform X3 — encoded protein: MNSQCYSVAMDLGVCQLRNFSISFLSSLLGTETSSVRLDNSSSGASVVAIDNKIEQAMDLVKSHLMYAVREEVEVLKEQIKELIERNSQLEQENNLLKNLASPEQLAQFQAQVQSGSPPSSTQGAQQPAVAQLSAQNSGPSA
- the tsc22d1 gene encoding TSC22 domain family protein 1 isoform X2; the protein is MCLRLCIVESGGINSVFGGALIDTSMRETVIQVRGRDEMAMKLLFWELEQHLKSSSGASVVAIDNKIEQAMDLVKSHLMYAVREEVEVLKEQIKELIERNSQLEQENNLLKNLASPEQLAQFQAQVQSGSPPSSTQGAQQPAVAQLSAQNSGPSA